The following are encoded in a window of Mycobacteroides chelonae CCUG 47445 genomic DNA:
- a CDS encoding DUF58 domain-containing protein, translating into MSTPSPGSARPVDIPSLRRGEIRDPQLSAALRTLELKIRRKLDGVLHGNHLGLIPGPGSEPGESRLYQPGDDVRRMDWSVTARTTSPHVRQMIADRELETWLVVDMSASLDFGTTNCEKRDLAVAAAAAIIFLNSGGGNRLGALIANGDKIVRLPARSGRAHEQDILRSIATMPKAPQGVRGDLSLAIDALRRPERRRGMAVVISDFLGPINWMRPLRAIGARHEVLGIEVLDPRDMELPDVGEVLLQDAETGITKEYRIDENLRRDFAQAAARHHEEVARTLRRCGAPLLSLRTDRDWINDIVRFVSQQRRGAVAGTGAGAR; encoded by the coding sequence GTGAGCACACCCAGTCCGGGCAGCGCCCGGCCGGTAGACATCCCGTCCCTGCGTCGGGGTGAGATCCGTGATCCGCAGCTCTCGGCAGCGCTGCGGACCTTGGAACTGAAGATCCGTCGCAAGCTTGACGGGGTGCTGCACGGCAACCACCTCGGGCTGATTCCCGGTCCCGGATCGGAGCCGGGGGAGTCCAGGCTCTATCAGCCCGGTGATGACGTGCGCCGGATGGATTGGTCGGTGACCGCGCGGACCACGAGCCCGCATGTACGCCAGATGATCGCGGACCGCGAGCTGGAGACCTGGCTGGTGGTCGACATGTCGGCAAGCCTGGATTTCGGGACGACCAACTGTGAGAAGCGCGATCTCGCGGTCGCGGCAGCGGCCGCCATCATCTTTCTGAACAGCGGTGGTGGAAACCGGCTGGGCGCACTGATCGCCAACGGGGACAAGATTGTTCGTCTACCGGCGCGGTCCGGACGTGCCCACGAACAGGACATTCTGCGCAGCATCGCCACCATGCCGAAGGCGCCACAGGGTGTCCGCGGTGATCTGTCGCTGGCGATCGACGCACTGCGGCGCCCGGAGCGCCGCCGCGGCATGGCGGTCGTCATCAGCGACTTCCTGGGCCCCATCAACTGGATGCGGCCGCTGCGCGCCATCGGGGCCCGGCACGAGGTGTTGGGTATCGAGGTGCTCGACCCGCGCGATATGGAGCTTCCGGATGTCGGTGAGGTGCTGCTGCAGGACGCCGAGACCGGCATCACCAAGGAGTATCGGATCGACGAGAACCTGCGCCGGGATTTCGCTCAGGCGGCGGCAAGGCATCATGAAGAGGTGGCACGCACATTGCGTCGTTGCGGTGCACCGCTTTTGAGTCTGCGGACCGACCGTGACTGGATCAACGACATCGTGAGATTCGTCTCTCAACAGCGCCGCGGTGCGGTCGCCGGGACAGGAGCGGGGGCTCGATGA
- the inhA gene encoding NADH-dependent enoyl-ACP reductase InhA — protein MAGLLEGKRILVTGIITDSSIAFHIAKVAQEQGAQLVLTGFDRLRLIERITQRLPEPAPLLELNVQDEKHLDSLADRVTEVIGEGNKLDGVVHSIGFMPQTGMGLNPFFEAPFEDVAKGFHISAFSYASLAKAVLPIMNPGGSIVGMDFDPTRAMPFYNWMTVAKSALESVNRFVAREAGAAGIRSNLVAAGPIRTLAMSAIVGGALGEEAGQQMSVLEDGWDQRAPIGWDMKDPTPVAKTVCALLSDWLPATTGDIIFADGGAHTQLL, from the coding sequence GTGGCAGGACTACTTGAGGGCAAGCGGATCCTGGTGACGGGCATCATCACCGATTCGTCGATCGCGTTCCACATCGCGAAGGTCGCGCAGGAGCAGGGTGCACAGCTGGTGCTCACCGGATTCGACCGGTTGCGTCTCATCGAGCGCATCACTCAGCGCCTGCCCGAGCCCGCGCCGCTGCTGGAGCTCAATGTGCAGGATGAGAAGCACCTGGACAGCCTTGCCGACCGTGTCACCGAGGTGATCGGAGAGGGCAACAAGCTGGACGGCGTGGTGCACTCCATCGGTTTCATGCCGCAGACCGGCATGGGGCTGAACCCGTTCTTCGAGGCCCCCTTCGAGGATGTGGCCAAGGGCTTTCACATCTCGGCGTTCTCGTACGCCTCCCTGGCCAAGGCTGTGCTGCCCATCATGAACCCGGGCGGCAGCATCGTAGGTATGGACTTCGATCCGACCCGCGCGATGCCGTTCTACAACTGGATGACCGTGGCCAAGAGCGCACTGGAATCGGTAAACCGGTTCGTTGCGCGCGAGGCGGGTGCTGCCGGTATTCGCTCGAATCTGGTTGCCGCCGGGCCCATCCGGACGCTGGCCATGAGTGCGATCGTCGGCGGGGCACTGGGCGAGGAGGCCGGCCAGCAGATGAGCGTGCTCGAGGATGGCTGGGATCAGCGTGCTCCGATCGGCTGGGACATGAAGGACCCGACACCGGTCGCCAAGACCGTGTGCGCCCTGCTCTCGGACTGGTTGCCCGCCACCACCGGCGACATCATCTTCGCTGACGGCGGCGCGCACACTCAGCTGCTCTAG
- a CDS encoding ferrochelatase, with the protein MLFDAVLLLSFGGPEGPQEVRPFLENVTRGRGVPPERLDEVAEHYFHFGGVSPINGINRALIAEISRQLELSGRPLPVFFGNRNWHPMVEETVADMRDKGVRRAAVFTTSAWGGYSGCTQYVEDIARARAAVGDGAPELVKLRQYFDHPALVQLYAEAVTAAVSGMRETPRLVFTAHSIPIAADQRHGPDLYSRQVRYLAELVADAAGYQDYDVVWQSRSGPPQVPWLEPDIVDHLAALKDRGIRSVVVSPIGFVSDHLEVVWDLDNEAREYAAEHDIEFARAATPGADERFARVAVDLIAEVADGTPPRRVAGANPVPGYGFSVNGALCSPLCCGRQQV; encoded by the coding sequence ATGCTTTTTGACGCGGTGCTTCTGCTGTCCTTCGGGGGGCCCGAGGGGCCGCAGGAGGTTCGGCCGTTTCTGGAGAACGTCACCCGCGGTCGTGGCGTTCCGCCAGAACGTCTCGACGAGGTGGCCGAGCACTACTTCCATTTCGGCGGTGTCTCACCGATCAACGGCATCAATCGCGCCCTGATCGCTGAGATCTCGCGCCAGCTGGAACTGAGCGGACGCCCGCTGCCGGTGTTTTTCGGCAACCGCAACTGGCACCCTATGGTGGAAGAAACAGTTGCCGACATGCGCGACAAGGGGGTTCGGCGGGCAGCGGTCTTCACGACCTCTGCCTGGGGCGGTTACTCGGGATGCACCCAATACGTGGAAGACATCGCGCGCGCCCGGGCGGCGGTGGGCGACGGAGCCCCCGAGCTGGTCAAGCTTCGTCAGTACTTCGACCACCCCGCGTTGGTGCAGCTGTACGCGGAAGCGGTGACCGCCGCGGTGTCGGGGATGCGGGAGACGCCCCGGCTGGTGTTCACCGCGCATTCCATTCCCATCGCCGCCGACCAGCGGCACGGCCCCGACTTGTACAGCCGACAGGTGCGCTACCTTGCCGAGCTGGTTGCCGACGCGGCCGGCTACCAGGATTACGACGTGGTGTGGCAGTCCCGCTCCGGCCCTCCCCAGGTCCCGTGGCTCGAACCCGACATCGTTGATCATCTTGCGGCACTCAAAGATCGGGGCATTCGCTCCGTCGTGGTATCGCCCATCGGGTTTGTCTCGGACCATCTGGAGGTGGTGTGGGACTTGGACAACGAGGCGCGTGAGTATGCGGCTGAACACGACATCGAATTCGCGCGGGCCGCGACACCGGGTGCTGACGAGCGATTCGCACGGGTGGCGGTCGACTTGATCGCAGAGGTTGCGGACGGCACGCCGCCGCGGCGTGTGGCCGGAGCGAACCCTGTCCCCGGATATGGGTTCAGCGTGAACGGCGCGCTATGTTCGCCGCTGTGCTGCGGTCGCCAGCAGGTCTAA
- a CDS encoding VWA domain-containing protein: MSDLPFFGPMTLTGFTHPWFFLVLLLVAALVGLYVFAQYLREKRVLRFANTELLDSVAPKRPRAWRHAATALLVVGLMVLTIALAGPSHDVRIPRNRAVVMLVIDVSRSMESTDVAPNRLGAAKEAGKEFARNLTPGINLGLIAYAGTATVLVSPTTNRDATVNALDNLQLADRTATGEGIFTALQAIATVGAVIGGGDKPPPARIVLMSDGKETVPSNPDNPKGAYTAARTAKDQQVPISTIAFGTKDGYVEINGQRQNVPYAPDMMEKVAKLSGGETYTASTLGQLKEVYANLQQQIGYETIRGDASVGWLRLGALLVLAAAFVGLVINRRLPN, from the coding sequence ATGAGTGATCTGCCGTTCTTCGGGCCGATGACTCTCACGGGCTTTACTCACCCGTGGTTTTTCCTGGTCCTGCTGCTGGTGGCCGCGTTGGTCGGGTTGTACGTGTTTGCGCAGTACCTGCGTGAGAAGCGGGTGCTGCGATTCGCCAACACCGAGCTGCTGGATTCGGTCGCCCCGAAACGTCCGCGCGCCTGGCGGCACGCGGCCACCGCGCTGCTGGTGGTGGGCCTGATGGTGCTGACCATCGCGCTGGCCGGGCCCAGCCATGACGTGCGGATTCCCCGTAACCGTGCCGTGGTGATGCTCGTCATCGACGTCTCGCGGTCCATGGAATCGACCGACGTCGCCCCAAACCGTCTGGGTGCCGCGAAGGAAGCCGGCAAGGAGTTCGCCCGCAACCTAACCCCGGGTATCAACCTGGGTCTGATCGCGTACGCGGGTACCGCGACGGTGCTGGTCTCGCCGACCACGAATCGCGACGCGACCGTCAACGCCTTGGACAACCTGCAGCTTGCGGATCGGACCGCCACGGGTGAGGGCATCTTCACCGCGCTGCAGGCCATCGCGACGGTGGGCGCGGTCATCGGCGGCGGTGACAAGCCGCCCCCCGCGCGCATCGTGTTGATGTCCGACGGTAAGGAAACGGTGCCGTCGAACCCGGACAACCCCAAGGGTGCCTACACGGCGGCGCGCACCGCCAAGGATCAGCAGGTACCGATTTCGACGATCGCGTTCGGCACCAAGGACGGGTATGTCGAGATCAACGGGCAGCGCCAGAACGTGCCGTACGCCCCCGACATGATGGAGAAGGTGGCCAAGTTATCGGGTGGAGAGACCTATACGGCCTCCACACTCGGTCAGCTCAAGGAGGTGTACGCCAACCTGCAGCAGCAGATCGGGTACGAGACCATCCGCGGCGACGCCAGTGTCGGATGGTTGCGTTTGGGTGCTCTGCTGGTGCTTGCGGCGGCCTTCGTCGGGTTGGTGATCAACCGGCGTCTGCCCAACTGA
- a CDS encoding AAA family ATPase translates to MSSPGSPGGGAGYSGGSAGLAPHAPQGATSPALAAEVQNLERAIFEVKRIIVGQDRLVERILVGLLAKGHVLLEGVPGVAKTLAVETFAKVVGGSFSRVQFTPDLVPTDIIGTRIYRQGKEEFDTELGPVVANFLLADEINRAPAKVQSALLEVMAERHVSIGGKTYPMPKPFLVMATQNPIENEGVYPLPEAQRDRFLFKINVDYPTVEEEREIIYRMGVTPPEPKQILSAEALLRLQDLAANNFVHHALVDYVVRVISATRNPAQFGLGDVANWISYGASPRASLGIIASARALALVRGRDYVIPQDVIEVIPDVLRHRLVMSYDALADEVSADTAINRILQTVGLPQVNAVPQQGHSVPPAMVGTNGPAPAAHNAAPR, encoded by the coding sequence ATGTCATCACCAGGGTCACCAGGGGGAGGTGCCGGTTACTCCGGCGGAAGCGCCGGCCTCGCGCCGCACGCCCCGCAGGGTGCGACATCACCGGCCCTGGCCGCCGAGGTGCAGAACCTCGAGCGCGCCATCTTTGAGGTCAAGCGCATCATCGTGGGTCAGGACAGGCTCGTCGAGCGAATTCTGGTCGGTCTGCTCGCCAAGGGGCACGTGTTGCTCGAAGGTGTGCCCGGTGTTGCCAAGACACTTGCGGTCGAGACTTTCGCCAAGGTGGTGGGCGGGTCCTTCTCGCGTGTCCAGTTCACCCCCGACCTGGTGCCTACCGACATCATCGGTACTCGCATCTACCGCCAGGGCAAGGAAGAGTTCGACACCGAGCTCGGCCCGGTGGTGGCCAACTTCCTGCTGGCCGACGAGATCAACCGTGCGCCCGCCAAGGTGCAGTCGGCCTTGCTTGAGGTCATGGCCGAGCGGCACGTCTCCATCGGTGGCAAGACCTACCCGATGCCCAAGCCGTTCCTGGTGATGGCGACCCAGAACCCGATCGAGAACGAGGGCGTGTATCCGCTGCCCGAAGCGCAGCGCGACCGCTTCCTCTTCAAGATCAACGTCGACTACCCGACCGTCGAAGAAGAGCGCGAGATCATCTACCGGATGGGTGTCACGCCGCCGGAGCCCAAGCAGATCCTGTCCGCCGAGGCGCTGCTGCGCCTGCAGGATCTGGCCGCCAACAACTTCGTGCACCACGCCCTGGTCGACTACGTGGTTCGGGTTATCTCGGCCACCCGCAACCCGGCGCAGTTCGGGCTGGGCGACGTCGCCAACTGGATCTCCTACGGCGCCAGCCCCCGTGCCTCGCTGGGCATCATCGCATCGGCACGTGCGCTGGCACTGGTTCGTGGACGCGATTATGTGATCCCGCAGGACGTTATCGAGGTCATCCCGGATGTGCTGCGTCACCGCCTGGTGATGAGCTACGACGCACTCGCCGACGAGGTTTCCGCCGACACCGCCATCAACCGGATTCTGCAGACGGTGGGCCTGCCGCAGGTGAATGCCGTTCCGCAGCAAGGGCATTCGGTGCCGCCGGCGATGGTCGGGACGAACGGCCCGGCCCCGGCAGCCCATAACGCCGCGCCCAGGTGA
- the fabG1 gene encoding 3-oxoacyl-ACP reductase FabG1 yields MSDALGASVARPDFVSRSVLVTGGNRGIGLAIAQRLAADGHKVAVTHRGSGVPEGLFGVECDVTDNDAVDRAFKEVEEHQGPVEVLVSNAGIAQDAFLMRMTEEKFEKVINANLTGAFRVAQRASRTMQRKRFGRMIFIGSVSGTWGIGNQANYAASKAGVIGLARSIARELSKAGVTANVVAPGFIDTEMTRALDERVQEGALEFIPAKRVGTAAEVAGVVSFLASEDASYISGAVIPVDGGMGMGH; encoded by the coding sequence ATGTCTGATGCTCTCGGCGCTAGCGTCGCCCGTCCCGACTTTGTCTCTCGTTCTGTGCTGGTTACCGGTGGCAACCGGGGTATCGGACTTGCGATCGCGCAACGCCTTGCCGCTGACGGGCACAAGGTGGCGGTGACTCACCGCGGATCCGGTGTGCCGGAGGGTTTGTTCGGGGTGGAGTGCGATGTCACCGACAATGACGCCGTCGACCGGGCCTTCAAAGAGGTCGAGGAGCACCAGGGACCTGTCGAGGTGTTGGTATCCAACGCGGGCATCGCTCAGGACGCGTTTTTGATGCGCATGACCGAGGAGAAGTTCGAGAAGGTCATCAACGCCAACCTGACCGGAGCGTTCCGGGTGGCCCAGCGCGCGTCGCGCACGATGCAGCGGAAGCGCTTCGGCCGGATGATCTTCATCGGTTCGGTTTCCGGCACCTGGGGAATCGGCAATCAGGCCAACTACGCGGCCTCCAAGGCCGGTGTCATCGGCCTGGCGCGCTCGATCGCTCGAGAGCTCTCCAAGGCGGGCGTCACCGCCAACGTGGTCGCCCCCGGTTTCATCGACACCGAGATGACCCGCGCGCTCGATGAAAGGGTTCAGGAAGGCGCACTGGAGTTCATCCCGGCGAAGCGAGTGGGCACTGCCGCTGAGGTCGCCGGAGTGGTCAGCTTCCTGGCGTCCGAGGATGCCAGTTACATCTCCGGTGCAGTCATCCCGGTTGATGGCGGCATGGGCATGGGCCACTAG